A region of Malaclemys terrapin pileata isolate rMalTer1 chromosome 5, rMalTer1.hap1, whole genome shotgun sequence DNA encodes the following proteins:
- the BOD1L1 gene encoding biorientation of chromosomes in cell division protein 1-like 1 isoform X4 yields the protein MASNPQPQPPPPPPPPPPPQQQPPLPGASGGGGAVEPELVSVIVNHLKSQGLFDQFRRDCLADVDTKPAYQNLRQRVDNFVSNHLATHTWSPHLNKNQLRNNIRQQVLKSGMLESGIDRIISQVVDPKINHTFRPQVEKAVHEFLATLNHKEEASPSTAPSEEKADASITVQGVSTAAPSANVASDAMSILETITSLNQEASAARASTENTNSKNSDRTSKRLSSQQSVDGSTERERNSEDLPDQEKPICDSSEGSEAVAKCEDLNELPCPSEEIKNSTKDVNNLIHPSKEILLESDDQKSKLTDKGDKKPESTEKGERKKEKKEKNDKKFDHSKKNDDALKAKEEKQVKEREAESVKQLAPEKSSSKHKITEGIKEEHILEDSDVDVLSDITVSSVHTSDLSSFEEESEEEAVVSDSTEEGEITSDDEEEKNNQSKTKPQTNEVCDGKAKPVRHAYVHKPFLYSKYYSDSDDERTVEQHRQSIAREKEERLVRRQINRERLEEKRKQKAAEKTKSLKSGSQSAEGKSGLNLEESSTKDFEMKVTGTSIKDVLKEQKFLEKKVALSRKRKRDSRHVEDSWQKKYEHPEEDSKETQKTNETCEKISSKELKHNHGKSEVTKPVRRVSESVHSTEESKNDPKVEREHKRKTSTSLQIEGTQQDTETRDPKKQLERAEISTDELQKQKYAFKNEKHLKKDDTEIQNLRSVPKKELKSFRDKNEKERTLSEDKLLVKHKYKGDSVHKINDDIDLHSFERSLKGEDSVQKHNQQTKVPSDDKSEKKSKHRSERKISTTSKDGKNVSEYTLKNEEMLRKENNKKDRHISTEKSRAEYKSKRSSSDSRPQKDSQGNSKQLVSSSQRRSESYLEDKHEIESTNSDSNLRQEDSIHRDRRRSKSFLEDKFLLKSKSKSHSKQSKPIETELQESCTKHETVQKPDKDKNMEENDTDKQRKSKNEDKVFDESIVDFEVESGMHSIYSLQKDFSHRVKLQAGEKVTVKEKNKSDKDLSYSKLERKLSVEGHKSRNLKHSNKEMKKKEESNKLEDKDIKEIDNNHEKVQGIMIMDKKSSKKLSCENKKGNLSAHEVTMEEEKLATDIFVTSHIPATQSPIRTSDGLLHSEQGEEPMEVDSEQTYAKVHEASKIEEKNSSNSLLDMDSENAAKENMNLHNSKNELRNRLADFEACVSEFPADRNSEQTIEHVKNPIEGVDALDTMSKQASEEQGPIKQGAYQMNIVYETSGRILLNAPIKEQTSEDARKPKNLNKVNPIRESLSLAINSSRQDASHKKSMDICISDFTDSLPNVAKEESHTLDKICLKKDSFILDNSASQTAYMEQQDSPVLGCVMKEAEVTMINTEKKDGETCLIGEQAVGETMGDVSIQEGYDQVTMLDSVQRRNVYNVTGGIEGKSLMADQAADHEGISMKKSVLMNLGKKESDNLNIGAAAKEEKGSMVDIVEKSEGHDMGDVVESSLLLVPMNVIRVPEEIIKDSFIVSGAEESDGIITDTENKNESNVVGTSAGSVDHIYNRLETTEATAIGTSTEKMIESTVMATSTGEGKGEGAAIHSEKESDATTTCSEEESEVTLICTSIEADEGFTTSIWTKSNEGVSFSTEADGECTVAAAEEGSGVVTGGFAETESFLTSTKEGESAECTMIYTEENDKDSVNAGRIEIEDNVNSAGTEEKDDAVTSAGSEEKCKTSTCRRTGKFEISVTCIGEIESDGAVTSAGTEAGEGSMSSNNSNECQSNVTGADQLKESEGAVTCTGAEERGHGFIIGSVTGVDAQEDSAVTGACVEMVMNNNTMSGTSADKGEDIVNGESAVTSTGIIAEDDAETAAVCTGLEDSNESFAVGLDVEKCESAMDSTGAKEKATITMISIGPCDDEGFVTSTGAKEEDEEGEGIVTSTGRGNEEIEHASTCAGIEGESALICIASEEGESSIICIVAEQVEAESGMAATNINKDGVDSNTGAKKEANGGIICKSAKGIVESSVTSASIANEDTLTPNTEEEDAMMSIDVEAYEGPMTSVVTEKDKGQSAAAAEEKNGNSANGSHGRKCEGPITSAVTKKEESPPASTDEEKAKGDVISTSIVEEGDAPMPCSATEIEEGSLTVARTDENESTVVLIDKEEFEAPRPSTATEFKETTYTASSKQAKDECTMISTSIVEEFEAPMPSVAMEYNSQVTAARKEVNESTMFCIDMEIYEVAMPSASSARDDGNHPTASSKEEKDECAMISTSIMEEQVILVSSEATEDRIQHVAAGTEAKSDTAMISTSMEYFEAPVPSAAAQDEDQLTASGTEGRLEAAMITRSGTEECEIVLISAATQAESQLIAAETEEKDESSMITPDAAEECKVVETSAARDEQHELTALNTEGKSGGSMIIVRKVVECGTPMLRVASSNEDQHIASSIEDKEEGAVITLSTMEECDSLFTFSVIEENQLVAANTEVKDENVIFNSTKEIECILSSTGPEKSDSSLPVGGREGDECICRGEKEIHEDAVMGESVVAKITSDTEVAETAETTVNLISVDEALCMEISTESTVIVSPSAEMGASGERAEEYIPYVEFTSEPCIPSEEAKRNDNFKNIDYNVNSSCLLENDFSEARTSPPRAQTLPLVSEHESKLAVNTNQGEITVEAKLGEKSDFPVSHMDKQFENDGKKNTVEVDDNLGIEVSFQQNTSFNSGKKETLPILAEELELKTNLKTEEPQKSRSPTREELHEEPHIEECLKDLPLKNASLKKDPKDVENSDTQRVEECSCKERKSKSPVTTAQETSNTIDMTEAANIQIEVKDQEIEIPDQEKVSSMPGMGKKQSPTREGESDDYPITQDLRKGNKQSQCSKIKDIKDVASGDIAEVSKEIIRKHAPLSSAVEEKDELTSKQDTCEKAKQSLECNLSSVEENQPVIVKRKRGRPRKYPLEAVQSRMDSEADINTGNVQQSPTLATRGKFSQTAKDTSNKKETANEGEAGKAEMIVRRRGRKPRCSVIPSEETEILEPERKRRKLASAAEEEMKEQEEEDDEDDDDDEDDETHSGATTRSATRLEAQKKQPSKPTTRAASKGNSPSPVSPKKQQNSAAKKRSPSEAKVSKSPPLAQLKIQTSKRKREASPPAVRRKGQLKVDETPLKKTKR from the exons ATGGCCAGTaacccgcagccccagccccctccgccgccgccccctcctccacccccacagcagcagccgccgctgcCCGGGGCCTCCggagggggcggcgcggtggAGCCCGAGCTGGTGTCCGTGATCGTTAATCACCTGAAGAGCCAGGGGCTGTTCGACCAGTTCCGCCGAGACTGCCTGGCCGACGTGGACACCAAG CCTGCCTATCAAAACCTGAGACAACGTGTTGACAACTTTGTTTCCAACCACCTGGCAACTCACACTTGGAGTCCTCATCTCAACAAGAATCAGCTGAGAAATAATATTAGGCAGCAGGTTCTCAA ATCTGGAATGTTGGAGTCTGGAATTGACAGAATTATTTCTCAGGTTGTGGATCCAAAGATCAACCACACATTCAGACCTCAGGTGGAAAAAGCTGTTCATGAGTTTTTAGCCACATTAAATCACAAAGAGGAAGCAAGCCCCAGTACAGCCCCTAGTGAGGAAAAAGCAGATGCTTCCATCACAGTACAAG GCGTTTCTACTGCTGCTCCTAGTGCTAATGTAGCTAGTGATGCCATGTCCATTTTGGAAACAATAACTTCTCTTAACCAGGAAGCAAGTGCTGCCAGGGCTTCAACAGAGAATACAAATTCCAAGAACAGTGACAGAACTTCAAAAAGGCTGTCATCTCAACAGAGTGTTGATGGTAGCACAGAGAGAGAACGAAACTCAGAAGACTTGCCAGACCAAGAGAAGCCCATTTGTGATTCTTCAGAAGGAAGTGAAGCAGTTGCAAAGTGTGAAGATTTAAATGAACTCCCCTGTCCAAGTGAAGAAATCAAAAATTCAACAAAAGATGTTAACAATTTAATTCATCCAAGCAAAGAAATTCTACTGGAAAGTGATGACCAGAAAAGTAAATTAACAGATAAAGGTGACAAGAAACCAGAGAGCACcgagaaaggggaaagaaaaaaagagaaaaaagaaaagaatgacaAGAAGTTTGACCATTCAAAGAAGAATGATGATGCCCTAAAAGCAAAAGAAGAGAAgcaagtgaaagagagagaggcagaatcAGTAAAACAGTTGGCTCCTGAAAAAAGCAGCAGTAAACATAAGATAACAGAAGGTATAAAAGAAG aacatatttTGGAGGATTCAGACGTGGATGTACTCAGTGACATCACTGTTAGCTCTGTCCATACCAGTGACCTCTCTTCCTTTGAAGAAGAAAGTGAAGAGGAAGCTGTGGTTTCCGATAGCACTGAAGAAGGAGAGATCACATCAGATG ATGAAGAAGAGAAGAACAATCAGAGTAAAACAAAGCCTCAGACTAATGAGGTTTGCGATGGAAAAGCCAAACCTGTCCGTCACGCATATGTTCACAAGCCTTTTCTGTACTCCAAGTACTACAGTGATTCCGATGATGAACGGACTGTAGAGCAACACCGTCAGTCTATT GCcagagaaaaagaagagagacTCGTAAGGAGACAGATTAATAGAGAGAGACTTGAAGAGAAGCGTAAACAGAAAGCTGCAGAGAAAACAAAGTCTCTGAAAAGTGGGAGTCAGAGTGCTGAAG GTAAAAGTGGCCTGAACTTGGAAGAGTCTTCAACAaaagattttgaaatgaaagttaCTGGTACCAGCATTAAGGATGTTCTTAAAGAACAGaagtttttagaaaaaaaagtaGCCCTgagcaggaaaagaaaaagagattcaAG GCATGTTGAAGATAGTTGGCAAAAGAAATATGAGCATCCTGAAGAAGATTCCAAAGAAACACAAAAGACAAATGAG ACCTGTGAAAAAATCTCTTCAAAGGAGCTGAAGCATAATCATGGAAAAAGCGAAGTGACTAAGCCTGTTAGAAGAGTTTCAGAGTCAGTACATTCAACTGAGGAAAGCAAAAATGATCCTAAAGTGGAAAGAGAACATAAAAGAAAAACCTCTACCTCTCTTCAGATAGAAGGAACGCAGCAGGACACAGAAACAAGGGATCCCAAAAAGCAGCTGGAGAGAGCTGAGATTAGTACTGATGAACTGCAGAAGCAGAAATAtgcctttaaaaatgaaaaacatctgaaaaaagATGATACAGAAATTCAAAATTTGAGAAGTGTTCCCAAGAAAGAACTCAAATCATTTAgagataaaaatgaaaaagagaGAACTCTTTCAGAAGATAAATTGTTAGTAAAACATAAATACAAAGGAGACAGTGTACATAAAATAAATGATGATATTGACCTCCATTCTTTTGAGAGAAGCTTGAAAGGCGAGGATAGTGTTCAAAAACATAATCAACAAACAAAGGTTCCATCAGATgataaatctgaaaaaaaaagtaaacacagAAGCGAAAGGAAAATATCAACAACTagcaaagatggaaaaaatgtttctgaatacactttaaaaaatgaagaaatgttgcgtaaagaaaacaacaaaaaagacagacACATTTCAACAGAAAAGTCAAGAGCAGAATACAAgtccaaaaggtcatcaagtgaTTCTAGGCCACAGAAGGATTCTCAAGGTAATTCTAAGCAACTTGTTTCTTCATCACAGAGAAGGAGTGAAAGCTATTTAGAAGATAAACATGAAATAGAATCAACTAATTCAGATAGTAATTTAAGGCAAGAAGATAGTATTCACAGAGATAGACGAAGATCGAAGAGCTTCTTAGAAGACAAGTTTTTGTTAAAGTCTAAATCTAAGAGTCACAGTAAACAATCCAAACCAATTGAAACAGAATTACAAGAAAGTTGTACAAAGCACGAGACTGTTCAGAAACCAGACAAAGATAAGAATATGGAAGAGAATGACACAGATAAACAACGCAAATCCAAGAATGAAGATAAAGTTTTTGATGAAAGCATTGTTGATTTTGAGGTAGAAAGTGGGATGCACTCAATTTATAGTTTGCAAAAAGACTTTAGCCACAGAGTTAAGTTACAAGCAGGCGAAAAGGTAActgtaaaagagaaaaataagagTGATAAAGATTTAAGTTATTCCAAACTAGAAAGAAAGCTGTCAGTAGAAGGTCACAAAAGCAGAAACTTAAAGCATAGCAATAAGGAAATGAAGAAGAAGGAAGAAAGTAACAAATTGGAGGACAaagatattaaagaaatagacaaTAACCATGAAAAGGTGCAAGGGATTATGATTATGGATAAAAAGTCAAGTAAGAAATTATCttgtgaaaataaaaaaggaaacttGTCAGCCCATGAAGtgacaatggaagaggaaaaattAGCAACTGATATATTTGTAACCAGTCATATTCCAGCCACTCAAAGTCCAATCAGGACTAGTGATGGCTTGTTACATTCTGAACAAGGAGAAGAGCCAATGGAAGTTGATTCAGAACAGACATATGCAAAGGTACATGAAGCAtctaaaattgaagaaaaaaacagTAGTAATTCACTACTAGACATGGACTCTGAAAATGCTGCAAAAGAAAATATGAACCTACATAATTCAAAAAATGAATTAAGAAACAGGTTGGCGGATTTTGAAGCATGTGTGTCAGAGTTTCCAGCTGACAGAAATTCTGAACAAACCATTGAACATGTAAAAAATCCTATTGAAGGAGTTGATGCACTAGATACTATGTCCAAACAAGCTTCTGAGGAGCAAGGACCCATTAAACAAGGGGCGTATCAAATGAACATTGTGTATGAAACAAGTGGCAGAATTTTACTTAATGCTCCTATTAAGGAGCAGACTTCAGAAGATGCCAGAAAaccaaaaaatttaaacaaaGTCAATCCTATTAGAGAAAGTCTTTCTTTAGCAATTAATTCATCCAGACAAGATGCTTCCCATAAAAAGTCCATGGATATATGTATCTCAGACTTCACAGACTCTTTGCCTAATGTAGCTAAAGAGGAATCTCATACTTTAGATAAGATTTGTTTAAAGAAAGACTCCTTTATTTTAGACAATAGTGCATCACAAACTGCATACATGGAACAACAGGATAGCCCTGTGTTAGGCTGTGTTATGAAAGAAGCTGAGGTCACCATgataaacactgaaaaaaaggATGGTGAGACTTGTCTAATTGGTGAACAAGCAGTAGGAGAGACCATGGGTGATGTAAGTATACAAGAAGGTTATGATCAAGTGACTATGTTAGATAGTGTACAAAGAAGAAATGTGTATAATGTAACTGGTGGAATAGAAGGCAAAAGCTTGATGGCTGACCAAGCTGCGGATCATGAAGGTATAAGCatgaaaaaatctgttttgatgaacctggggaaaaaagaaagtgaTAACTTAAATATAGGCGCTGCTGCAAAGGAAGAAAAGGGTAGCATGGTGGACATTGTCGAAAAGAGTGAAGGACATGATATGGGTGACGTGGTAGAATCTTCTTTGTTGCTAGTGCCAATGAATGTTATAAGAGTTCCAGAGGAAATAATTAAAGACTCTTTTATAGTTAGTGGAGCAGAAGAAAGTGATGGCATAATAActgacactgaaaataaaaatgaaagcaatGTAGTgggcaccagtgcaggaagtgTTGATCACATATACAACAGGCTAGAAACAACTGAGGCCACTGCAATAGGAACTAGCACAGAGAAAATGATTGAGAGCACTGTAATGGCCACTAGTACAGGAGAAGGAAAAGGTGAGGGTGCTGCAATACACTCTGAAAAGGAAAGTGATGCCACAACTACTTGCTCAGAAGAAGAAAGTGAGGTTACTTTAATCTGCACAAGCATAGAAGCCGATGAAGGTTTCACGACAAGTATATGGACGAAAAGTAATGAAGGTGTCAGTTTCAGCACAGAAGCAGATGGTGAATGTACTGTTGCAGCAGCTGAAGAAGGTAGCGGTGTTGTCACTGGAGGATTTGCAGAAACAGAAAGTTTCCTAACTAGTACAAAGGAAGGAGAAAGTGCTGAGTGCACCATGATTTATACAGAAGAAAATGATAAAGATTCAGTCAATGCAGGCAGAATAGAAATTGAGGATAATGTGAACAGTGCTGGGACAGAAGAAAAAGATGATGCTGTAACTAGTGCAGGCTCGGAAGAGAAGTGCAAGACTTCAACTTGTAGACGTACAGGCAAATTTGAAATTTCTGTTACCTGTATAGGTGAAATTGAAAGTGATGGTGCTGTAACCAGTGCAGGCACAGAAGCAGGTGAAGGATCCATGAGCAGCAACAATTCAAATGAATGCCAGAGCAATGTAACTGGTGCTGACCAGTTAAAAGAAAGTGAGGGTGCTGTGACTTGTACAGGTGCAGAAGAAAGAGGTCATGGCTTCATAATTGGCTCAGTGACTGGTGTAGATGCACAAGAAGACAGCGCTGTAACTGGTGCATGTGTTGAAATGGTCATGAACAACAATACCATGAGTGGAACAAGTGCTGACAAAGGTGAAGATATTGTAAATGGTGAAAGTGCAGTGACCAGCACAGGCATAATAGCAGAAGATGATGCTGAGACTGCAGCAGTCTGCACAGGACTAGAAGATAGCAATGAAAGTTTTGCAGTTGGCTTAGATGTAGAAAAATGCGAAAGTGCAATGGACAGTACAGGAGCAAAAGAAAAAGCTACTATCACTATGATCAGCATAGGGCCTTGTGACGATGAAGGCTTTGTGACTAGCACAGGTGCAAAAGAAGAGGATGAAGAAGGTGAGGGTATTGTGACCAGTACAGGAAGAGGAAATGAAGAAATAGAGCATGCTTCAACCTGTGCAGGAATAGAAGGTGAAAGTGCACTTATTTGTATAGCGTCAGAAGAAGGTGAAAGTTCGATTATCTGCATAGTTGCAGAACAAGTAGAAGCTGAGTCTGGTATGGCTGCCACAAATATAAATAAAGATGGGGTTGACAGCAATACTGGTGCAAAGAAAGAAGCTAATGGTGGCATAATCTGCAAAAGTGCAAAGGGGATAGTTGAGAGCAGCGTGACAAGTGCAAGCATAGCAAATGAAGACACTCTGACCCCAAATACAGAAGAGGAGGATGCCATGATGTCTATAGATGTTGAAGCATATGAGGGTCCAATGACTAGTGTAGTGACAGAGAAAGATAAGGGTCAGtctgctgctgcagctgaagAAAAGAATGGCAATAGTGCCAATGGAAGTCATGGCAGAAAATGTGAGGGTCCCATAACTAGTGCAGTCACAAAGAAAGAGGAGAGTCCTCCTGCTTCTACTGATGAAGAAAAAGCTAAAGGTGACGTGATCTCCACCAGTATCGTAGAAGAAGGTGATGCTCCCATGCCATGTTCAGCCACAGAAATTGAAGAAGGTTCCCTCACTGTTGCAAGAACAGATGAAAATGAAAGCACTGTGGTCTTAATAGACAAGGAAGAATTTGAGGCTCCCAGGCCTAGTACAGCCACAGAATTCAAAGAGACTACATACACTGCCAGCAGTAAACAAGCAAAAGATGAGTGCACCATGATTTCCACCAGTATTGTGGAAGAATTTGAGGCTCCCATGCCCAGTGTAGCTATGGAATATAATAGTCAGGTCACTGCTGCAAGGAAAGAAGTGAATGAGAGTACTATGTTTTGTATAGACATGGAGATATATGAGGTTGCCATGCCCAGTGCATCCAGTGCTAGAGATGATGGAAATCATCCAACTGCAAGCAGCAAAGAAGAAAAAGATGAGTGTGCTATGATTTCCACAAGTATAATGGAAGAACAAGTGATCCTCGTGTCCAGTGAAGCCACAGAGGATAGGATTCAGCATGTTGCTGCAGGCACAGAAGCAAAAAGTGACACTGCCATGATCTCCACAAGTATGGAATATTTTGAGGCTCCTGTGCCCAGTGCAGCCGCACAAGATGAAGATCAACTCACTGCTTCAGGAACAGAAGGAAGACTGGAGGCTGCGATGATCACCAGAAGTGGGACAGAAGAATGTGAGATagtcctgatcagtgcagccACACAAGCTGAAAGTCAACTCATTGcagcagaaacagaagaaaaagatgaGAGTTCCATGATCACCCCAGATGCAGCAGAAGAATGTAAGGTTGTTGAGACCAGTGCAGCGAGAGATGAGCAGCATGAACTAACTGCTCTAAACACAGAAGGAAAAAGTGGTGGTTCTATGATTATTGTTAGAAAGGTGGTAGAATGTGGGACTCCAATGCTGAGAGTTGCCAGCAGCAATGAAGATCAACACATTGCTTCAAGTATAGAAGATAAAGAGgaaggtgctgtgatcactctcAGTACAATGGAAGAATGTGACAGTCTTTTCACCTTCTCAGTCATAGAGGAAAATCAGCTTGTTGctgcaaatacagaagtaaaagatGAAAATGTCATCTTCAATAGTACCAAAGAAATTGAATGCATCCTGTCATCTACAGGCCCAGAAAAAAGTGATAGTTCTTTGCCTGTGGGTGGTAGAGAAGGAGATGAATGCATATGTAGGGGAGAAAAGGAGATTCATGAGGATGCTGTGATGGGAGAATCAGTAGTAGCTAAGATCACATCAGACACTGAAGTTGCAGAAACAGCTGAAACTACAGTGAACCTCATAAGTGTAGATGAAGCCCTCTGTATGGAGATTAGTACAGAGTCTACAGTCATTGTTAGCCCTTCTGCAGAGATGGGTGCAAGTGGTGAAAGAGCAGAAGAGTATATTCCATATGTGGAATTTACATCAGAACCTTGTATTCCTTCAGAAGAAGCAAAGAGGaatgataattttaaaaacatagaCTATAATGTTAACAGTAGCTGCTTATTAGAAAATGACTTTTCTGAAGCAAGAACTTCACCTCCTAGGGCACAAACTCTTCCGCTAGTTTCTGAACATGAAAGCAAATTGGCTGTAAATACCAATCAGGGTGAAATAACTGTAGAAGCAAAACTGGGAGAAAAGAGTGACTTCCCTGTGTCGCATATGGATAAACAATTTGAGAATGATGGCAAAAAGAACACCGTGGAAGTAGATGATAACCTTGGAATCGAAGTTTCTTTTCAACAAAATACAAGCTTCAATTCAG GCAAGAAAGAAACTTTACCAATCTTGGCTGAAGAACTGGAACTGAAAACAAACTTGAAAACTGAAGAG CCACAAAAGTCTAGAAGTCCAACAAGGGAAGAACTGCATGAGGAGCCTCATATTGAAGAGTGTCTAAAAG ATTTGCCACTGAAGAATGCTTCTTTGAAGAAAGACCCTAAAGAC GTGGAAAACTCTGACACACAAAGAGTTGAAGAGTGTAGCTGCAAAGAAAGGAAATCTAAATCTCCAGTAACTACAG CACAGGAAACTTCAAATACCATAGACATGACAGAAGCAGCAAATATCCAGATTGAAGTAAAAGATCAAGAG ATAGAAATACCGGATCAGGAAAAAGTAAGCAGCATGCCAGGAATGGGAAAAAAACAATCGCCTACTCGAGAAGGTGAATCAG ATGATTATCCGATTACTCAGGAtttgagaaaaggaaacaaacagaGTCAGTGCTCCAAAATAAAAGATATCAAG